A genomic segment from Cuculus canorus isolate bCucCan1 chromosome 18, bCucCan1.pri, whole genome shotgun sequence encodes:
- the MAP2K6 gene encoding dual specificity mitogen-activated protein kinase kinase 6 isoform X1: MDGRCVEVCQEAAGKKRNPGLKIPKEAFEQPQTSSTPPRDLDSKACISIGEENFEVKADDLEPISELGRGAYGVVEKMRHMPSGQIMAVKRIRATVNSQEQKRLLMDLDISMRTVDCPFTVTFYGALFREGDVWICMELMDTSLDKFYKQVIDKGLTIPEDILGKIAVSIVKALEHLHSKLSVIHRDVKPSNVLINTQGQVKMCDFGISGYLVDSVAKTMDAGCKPYMAPERINPELNQKGYSVKSDIWSLGITMIELAILRFPYDSWGTPFQQLKQVVEEPSPQLPAEKFSAEFVDFTSQCLKKNSKERPTYPELMQHPFFTLHESKETDVASFVKLILGD, from the exons ATGGATGGGCGATGTGTAGAAGTATGCCAGGAGGCGGCTG GCAAGAAGAGAAACCCTGGGCTGAAAATTCCTAAAGAAGCATTTGAGCAACCACAGACAAGCTCCAC gCCACCCAGAGATCTAGACTCCAAAGCCTGTATCTCTATTGGTGAGGAG AACTTTGAGGTGAAAGCTGATGACCTGGAGCCCATCTCCGAGCTGGGACGAGGTGCGTACGGGGTGGTGGAGAAGATGCGGCACATGCCTAGCGGGCAGATCATGGCAGTGAAG CGGATCCGAGCCACAGTGAACAGCCAGGAGCAGAAGAGGTTATTGATGGATCTGGATATCTCCATGAGGACGGTAGATTGCCCCTTCACTGTCACCTTTTACGGCGCGCTTTTCCGAGAG GGAGATGTGTGGATTTGTATGGAACTGATGGATACCTCACTGGACAAGTTCTACAAACAGGTCATTGACAAAGGCCTGACGATTCCTGAGGACATCTTAGGAAAAATAGCTGTCTCT ATTGTAAAAGCGCTAGAACATCTACACAGTAAGCTCTCCGTGATCCACAGAG ATGTAAAGCCCTCTAATGTGTTGATCAATACGCAGGGGCAGGTGAAAATGTGCGATTTTGGAATTAGCGGTTACCTCGTTGACTCGGTTGCTAAAACCATGGATGCAGGATGCAAACCCTACATGGCT CCTGAAAGAATTAACCCGGAGCTGAACCAGAAGGGGTACAGCGTCAAATCTGATATCTGGAGCCTGGGGATCACGATG ATCGAGTTGGCCATCCTGCGCTTTCCCTACGACTCCTGGGGGACGCCCTTCCAGCAGCTCAAGCAGGTGGTGGAGGAGCCATCGCCGCAGCTCCCGGCAGAGAAGTTCTCGGCGGAGTTTGTCGATTTTACCTCGCAATG cttgAAGAAGAATTCCAAAGAACGGCCAACATACCCAGAGCTTATG caaCATCCTTTCTTCACTCTGCACGAATCCAAAGAGACAGACGTCGCCTCTTTTGTCAAACTCATCCTGGGAGACTGA
- the MAP2K6 gene encoding dual specificity mitogen-activated protein kinase kinase 6 isoform X2 — MSQSRGKKRNPGLKIPKEAFEQPQTSSTPPRDLDSKACISIGEENFEVKADDLEPISELGRGAYGVVEKMRHMPSGQIMAVKRIRATVNSQEQKRLLMDLDISMRTVDCPFTVTFYGALFREGDVWICMELMDTSLDKFYKQVIDKGLTIPEDILGKIAVSIVKALEHLHSKLSVIHRDVKPSNVLINTQGQVKMCDFGISGYLVDSVAKTMDAGCKPYMAPERINPELNQKGYSVKSDIWSLGITMIELAILRFPYDSWGTPFQQLKQVVEEPSPQLPAEKFSAEFVDFTSQCLKKNSKERPTYPELMQHPFFTLHESKETDVASFVKLILGD; from the exons GCAAGAAGAGAAACCCTGGGCTGAAAATTCCTAAAGAAGCATTTGAGCAACCACAGACAAGCTCCAC gCCACCCAGAGATCTAGACTCCAAAGCCTGTATCTCTATTGGTGAGGAG AACTTTGAGGTGAAAGCTGATGACCTGGAGCCCATCTCCGAGCTGGGACGAGGTGCGTACGGGGTGGTGGAGAAGATGCGGCACATGCCTAGCGGGCAGATCATGGCAGTGAAG CGGATCCGAGCCACAGTGAACAGCCAGGAGCAGAAGAGGTTATTGATGGATCTGGATATCTCCATGAGGACGGTAGATTGCCCCTTCACTGTCACCTTTTACGGCGCGCTTTTCCGAGAG GGAGATGTGTGGATTTGTATGGAACTGATGGATACCTCACTGGACAAGTTCTACAAACAGGTCATTGACAAAGGCCTGACGATTCCTGAGGACATCTTAGGAAAAATAGCTGTCTCT ATTGTAAAAGCGCTAGAACATCTACACAGTAAGCTCTCCGTGATCCACAGAG ATGTAAAGCCCTCTAATGTGTTGATCAATACGCAGGGGCAGGTGAAAATGTGCGATTTTGGAATTAGCGGTTACCTCGTTGACTCGGTTGCTAAAACCATGGATGCAGGATGCAAACCCTACATGGCT CCTGAAAGAATTAACCCGGAGCTGAACCAGAAGGGGTACAGCGTCAAATCTGATATCTGGAGCCTGGGGATCACGATG ATCGAGTTGGCCATCCTGCGCTTTCCCTACGACTCCTGGGGGACGCCCTTCCAGCAGCTCAAGCAGGTGGTGGAGGAGCCATCGCCGCAGCTCCCGGCAGAGAAGTTCTCGGCGGAGTTTGTCGATTTTACCTCGCAATG cttgAAGAAGAATTCCAAAGAACGGCCAACATACCCAGAGCTTATG caaCATCCTTTCTTCACTCTGCACGAATCCAAAGAGACAGACGTCGCCTCTTTTGTCAAACTCATCCTGGGAGACTGA